The stretch of DNA CTGATATTAAAAATAAAGATCTGGTGAAGGTATTGCTATGTGTTGAAGGACCTACTGACATAACTGCTTTCAAATGCCTAAGTAGAGCCCTTAATGTAGATGATCCAACAATTTTAAATTTGGACAATGATTCAAGGATTGCTTTTGTTCTTCTAGGCGGTGGAACACTTAAACACTGGGTTGAAAATAATTATTTACAAGGTTTGGGACTTCCTGAAGTTCATATATATGATAGAGATGTTCAAAGCTATGCTGATAAAATAAAAATTGTAAACTCAAGACCAGGCAGATCGTGGGGTGTTTTAACAAAAAAGTTAGAAATTGAAAATTATCTACATAGGGAGGCAATATATGAGGCACTCAAAATATCAATATCATTCGGTGATGAAGATGACATTCCTGAATTAATTCACCTTCAAAAAGGATGGAATCACAACACTATAAAAAATAAACTCGCAAACTATGCATTCCCTAAAATGACTGCTCAAAGGATTAAAGACAGAGATCCCGATGGAGAAGTTGAGGGTTGGTTAAGAAAAATTGAAAAAATGTTTTAAAAAAATTCACGGGAAGACCGAATAAATCTCTTCCCTGCTTTTTACACGATAAAAAATAATCTTATTGTCCTCTGTAATTTCAAACCCAATCCTGTACCTGCCCTGACGAATCCTGAAAAATCCGGGCATTCATTTCATCCTTCCGATATCAAATTCTGAAAAAATATCATCAGATTCAGGTATTTCATTAAAAACAAGTTTCTCAATGCGTTTCTGAACAGGATTTGGTATTTTGGAGAGATCCTTCAGGAAAGATTTCTTATAGTAGCATTCAGGCATTTCAGGCGGATTCTTTCAAGCCCCTGTAATATTTCAAAGCATCAGAGCGGTTGAGCGGTTCTTCGTCATCCGCTTCATTGATACATTTTGCAAGCCCGAAATCCTCGATGACGGATTCAATCTTCTCAAAGGTTGAAATATCCAGGATTACACCGACCGGTTTGTTATCTTCGGACATAATATACCGGCGTTTTATATCGAACATCAAAATCTCTCCCAAAAACGTTCATGAAACAAATGTTTCATGCACTGTTCATGTAAATCACAAAGTGATTTGCATGTAAAAATTATTCCATCAAAAAGACCGCAGCAGCGACAACGGTCGTCCAGAGGCCGTCGGCATCGACGATCGCCGATTCGGTTATGTTCATGGTTTTCGCGGGAACCTTTTGCCAGACGCTTTTGAACATGTTTTCCGCGATCTTCTCGGCATAATCCCCTGCCTCCTCCTTCGTCTCGTCGTAGGTGTGGTATTCGGTAAAATATCCCCAGTTCGTCTCGGGCTTCTCCGGGATGGCACATCCCACGGACGCCGTGATCCTCCGCGAAGGCTCTTTGGACGAAAGCCGTGACAGGACGGTGAAGACCACACTGCCGGGAAAAAGCTCTTTGATACCCGCACTCCGGGATATGATTTGGCATTTCGGCGGTAAAATCGAACTTACTTCGACAAGATTATAGCACTCTATCGAGGCCCGGCGGAGGGCCATCTCGAAGGAAGTCAGCTTGTCCTCATGACTCCCGCATCCGGAGGTGAAAAACACCTTCTTTGGTACAAATTGTCCGGTCATTTGTTTATCACCCGGTTTTACATGAAACAGTCCATGAAACCTTTGTTTCATAAACGTTTTTTTGAATAATTTTGATTTTTCACGTATTAAAACTATATAGCACGAAAAATACCGGATTCCCATAGATAGCTCCGGCTGGTTTTCGATATCGCAAATACCGGCGATTATAGCTCCTGTTCGGGCTCTTTTACAAAGAATGTCAGAACCGTCGTAGCGAGGCAGATCATGAGCGCAATGGCGAAGGTGTAGGTAAATCCGGTAACCATGAACTCCGGGACCGGCTGGACGGGGGCCATGTACATCTCGCCGCCGGAGATGCCGATGATCTCTTCGAGCGCCGTCCCGAATACGACGATCCCGAGAGCCGAGCCGAAGTTCCCGAAGGTCTTCATTATCCCGGAGGACACCCCTTTCTTGTCGGGCGGACTGTGCCCGAGTATCAGTTTCCGGTTGGGGGTCAGGAAAATTCCCATCGAAAAGCCGAATACCGCAAGTGCGAGAGCTGAAAAAATGTATCCCATAATACCGGCAAACAACGAAAAGATCAGGAAGACCATTGTTACGGTCAGGCATCCGGAGGTGCATAACATCTTCGAGCCGACTTTATCCGACACCTTCCCTGCGAACGGTGCGACAATCATCGAAACCGTTGCAGGGATCAGAAGGAGAAGCCCGACAAGGGCAAGATCGAAGCCCTTGACGATCTCGAAATACAGCGTAAAGATCAGTATTATCCCGGTGAATACGGTTTTTATCATAAAACCGGAGACATTCGCAAGGACGAACGAATTGTTGCCGAAAAGCCTGAAGTCGAGAACCGGCTCACTGGCACGATTCTCCCACACGACAAAGGCAATCCAGAATATAGCCGAAAGAACGAATACGGCCACAATCGGTGTCGATGTCCAGCCGAACTCCCGTCCCTTGTTCAGGCCGAGAAGAAGAGTAGAGATCCCGAGAACCATGAAGAACGTCCCGGGAATGTCGAAAGACCAGACCTTCGTCCCCGGTGTTATCTTCGGAATAAACCTGTAGGCGAGCAGCATTCCGGCAATACCTATCGGGACGCAAAAGAAGAAGATGTACTGCCATCCGGCGAATGAGGTTATAATCCCCCCTGCAACAGCCCCGAGTGCAATCCCGGTAGTTGCAAGCGTGGCGATTATACCCAGGCCAAAACCCTTCTCTTCTTTCGGGAGGAAATTCACGATAATCACCGGAGCCGTCGCGGAAAGCATCGCTCCTCCAACCGCCTGGACCATCCTGAAAAAGATAAGAAAATGTATTCCGGGAGAAAAACCACACAGAAATGTTCCGGCAGTAAATACGGCAAATCCCGAGATGAATATCTTTTTTACGCCTTTGATATCGGCAAGTCTCCCGAATGCAAGAATCGTTCCCGACAGGACGACGAGATAGATTACCAGAGCCCACGAGACCGTGCTCAGATTCGAATCGAAATACAGTGCAATCGAAGGAAGTGAGACATTCAGGAGACTGATATTGAACGAACCGATAAATACCCCGAGACCGACGGTGAAGATCAGCCATTTCACGGGATAGTCCCGGTTACCTCGCCCCTCCATACTACCTTGTTGTGAAAAAAGAATTATAAATTATTTGATCCCCTGCGGGATTACTGCTGGCCGGGGGCTGTTGTGGGCTGGAGGGGTACATAGACCCTTGTCCCGAGTTCCTTGTCGAGAGTATAGAGCAGCGAGAGGTTGTCGGTCTTTTCAATCTTTTCAAGCTGATCGACGATTTGCCCTGCATCGTCCTCTTCTTCGACCTGCTCGTCGACGAACCACTGGAGCATGTTGCTTGTGGCATGGTCCTTCTCCTCGGTTGCAATATCAACGAGGTTGTAGATCATCTTCGTAACATTCTGCTCGTGTTCGAGCGAATGCCTGAAGGCTGCAAGCGGAGAGGCCCATTCAGACTGAGGGGCATCGATCGGCTGGAGGACAACTCTTCCGCCCCTCGATATGACATACCTGTAGATCTTGATTGCATGATCCCTCTCCTCCTGTGCCTGGACATATTCCCACTGTGCAAATCCTTTCAGCCCTTCCGATTCATACCATGATGACATCGACAGGTAGAGATACGATGAGTAAAGCTCCCACTTGATCTGGTCGTTCAATGCCTGTTCCATTCTTTGATTTATAGCCATTTTCTTATTCTCCTGTCATTCGAAGATTGATTTGAAATTATTTAATCCTTGCTGAGACTGCAAAATTAACTGTTCAGGTATTCAAGCACCGCCTTCCTGCGATCTTCGGGATCAGAGGTGGTGTTACTGAATCTCTCTTCAAAGATCTCTCTTTCGGCCCTGTATATCAGCCCGAGCGGGATTCTGGCATCGCTGTTGTAGTCCCACTCCGAGGCTGCTGAGAAAGCCCTGTTGATATCCCCGGTATCTCCCTCGTAATCGTAAACATGCTCGTCGTAGCATTGCGATTTGTTATAGAAGCTCGCACAGATCTGGATCACCTCGATGAAAGAAAATCCCCTGTGGGATATTCCTTTCTTAATCAGGTCCTGGAGATGGTCCATTCTCCCGGTATACCCCCTTCCGATAAATGTCGCACCCGAACAGAGCATCAGCTTCAGGGGATTGAACGGCAGGTCGCTCCCGTCAGGGGGATTTGATTTGCCGTGATAGCTGTCCGGTGAAGTGGGCGTGTACTGCCCGGTGGTAAGGCCGTAGACGCGGTTGTCATGCACGACTACGGTAATATCAAGGTTTCTCTTTGCAGCGAAGAGAAGATGTTCGAGGCCCTCCGCATAGGAATCCCCGTCGCCGACGCAGCATATGACCTTCAGGTCAGGGTTCGCAATCTTGATCCCTGTTGCATAAGGAATCGCCCTTCCGTGCAGGGAGTAGAGGGTGTTGATGTTGAGATAGTCCGCGATCTTGGCGTGGCAGCCGATACCTGTAACAAGAACGATCTGTTCGGGTTTTATTCCCTCCTTCCCGAATTCTTCGATAATATTCTTTATCGAATGAAGGATTGCAAAGTTGCCGCATCCCTCGCACCAGGTATTGGGGGCATCCGTGATCAGGTTCCCGGCAGCCATCACAGCACCTCCTTAAGCCGTTCTTCAAGCGTTTCGATCGTCATCTGCCTCCCGGTGTAATTCAGGATCATAGCGTCGACGGAATACCCGTGGTTTCTTATGATCTCTGCAAGCTGCCCGGTTGAATTGTCCTCGACGACGATCATGCGTTCGTAACCCGAGACCAAATCTTCGAACTGCTTCTCAGGGAAGGGGTGAAGCACCACAGGCTGGACCGATCTCAGCCCCGTCTTCCCGCATACCTCGCTGCAGAGCGGACCGTTGGAGCCCCAGGAGACGACGACGGTTTTCGACTTCTCGTTCCCGGACCTGATGATGCAGTCTTCTTTCTCCATCGCCTCTTTTATGGCATGGTCTTTCAGCATCCGTTTTTCGGCAAGCTTTTCCAGGATCAAAGGATTGTCCGTTGAAATTCCCGATTCGTCATGAGTTTTGCCGTTGATCTTTACAGGCCCGAAATCCCCGGTGAAAAACCCGGCCGGAGATATTCCGTCGCCTGTGAATTTGTACCTGAGGTAATCTCCGTAACCTGCGGCGGCAACGGATGCGGTATAATCATATCTTTCATCTACGACATTAGCCGGATCAAAGCTGTAAAGGGAATCGCCGAGCGTTACATCCGTCAGGACGATGACCGGGATCTGGAACTTCCACGCAAGACCGACCGCCTTTGCAGACCACACAAATGCCTGCTCCGCATTGCCGGGGGAGACTACGATTCGCGGAAACTCCCCGTGTCCTGCGGATATTACATACGGAAGATCGCTCTGTGCAGTATATGTCGGAGCACCCGTCGACGGGGACTGCCTCTGGGCGTTGACGATCACGATCGGCACTTCGGCGATGCCGGAAAACGACAACCCCTCGTTCATCAGGCAGAAACCGCCTCCCGACGTTCCGACCGCGGCTTTAGATCCGCAGCAGGCCATACCCTCGGCCATAAGGATGGCTGCAATCTCCCCTTCGGGCTGAAAAACTTTGATATTGAATTCATCCTTTTTGGACGAGAGAAAATGAAGAATTCCCGAAGCAGGAGACATGGGGTATGCGATATATCCTTCGACTCCACCGTATGCCAGCCCGAGCCCTACGGCTTCACTTCCCGAGACGACTTTATCATTTTTCCTGCCTGCGCCTGCCCGGTTCAGGGATATTTTCTTTTCCGCGTGTTCGAAACCGCTCTTTGCGACTTTCAGGTTCAGATCGCTTTTTACCGGGAATTTGCCCCTTAGGATCGGCTCCACGTGTGACCATTCAAAACCTGCGGATTTGCAGAAGGCACCTATAAGGCATGAATTTATCATGATCGGAATTCCGGCCGCATCCTCTACGATGGAACTTGCAGGAATACCCGTGCCTTCCACTTTTTTCACCCTGTCCGAGTTGAATATTACCACTGTATCCTTGGAAAAATTATCCTTATGGAGGTTTATCGTATTTTTATCGAGGGCAATTGCGATATCGTATCTTCTTTTTATTCCGCCGGGACTTCCTTTCGATGCCCTGATTACTGAAAAATTGTGGCCCCCTTTTATCAGAGACGGGTGATCGAATATCATGAAGATGTTATAACCGCTTTCGGACATTATCTCGGCAATAACCTGCCCGGCCCGGTTTATTCCTTCACCTGCCTTTCCTCCGATCAGTATTTCGATCTCATCTTCAGTTTCTTTCATAAAAACTGAAAAGGGGGGTATGTGATATATTCCTTTTTATTGTTGAAATTCAGCTCTTTACAATCGGGCAGGCGTTCCTGTCGAACGGATTGATCCTCATCTGCAGCGAGAACAGGTAAGGGAAATGCTCGTCGAGATACTCCATATATTCGATCCAGCTTATCACTATTCTCCCGTAAACACGGTTTATGTCTCCCTTAAGGTGGGTAACATCGGTTCCGGGCAGTTCCCTGAACTCCTCCCTGTAGCCGAGCTCCTCCTGTAGATGGAAGACCGCCCTCAGGAGTTCGGTAAAGGATTCGTTCTCGAGAAGGATCGGGTTTTCCAGAAGCCGCAGGAGAAAGTCTCTCTTTTCCATGAGATATTCCTTCAGAGCGGCCATATCATCGAGTGAGAGGTCGGCAGAATAATCGAAATTTTCGCATTTCTTTTTTGCACCGGAAAAACTGTCTTTTCCCCATTCGCCGGTCACATCGAGCATTGAAGAGAGAGTGTTGCAGTCTTTGTCCGCCCTGGTGAAAAGCGATATCAGGTCGTTTCCGGTTTCAGAGAAAAACGTGCCGATTACCATGTTCATCTTCCTCAGTCTTTCTCTCTGCGATCTCATGGTGAGAAGCCTGTTAATTACAAGCGTTACCAGAAGGACGTTTATCGGGAGAAAACCAAGAGAATTGAATACATAATTCACCGTGTCTCCGGGATTCTGAAGGATCAGAAATTTCAGTGAATATATAATCACAGTAACCAGTACAAGAACGATTCCGAGTTTCATTTCCCAGTTCATCTTCATAATTAGACAAATATCCATTTATGGAATAAAAAAATGCCCTTTTCGGAAACACAAAAAAATAAAATACCAGGCATCCATAACAAATTCTATGAAAAAAATTATCTTATCATTTCTGGTTTTGGTGATTTTTGCCTTAATTTTCGCGTGCGGATGTACCGATTCGGGGAGTTCTTCAACATCGGCAGGAACGACTACGGCAACGGAATCTGCACAAGGGTCCGGGTTCTCGCTTAGTCCGACCGCTACGGACGAGATACCATCTGATTACCAGGTCGGAGCAAAGGCGTACAAGGACCCGATCAGCGCAATGATCAATGTCGAGTTCACCGGCGGTAAAGGATTATACATGACCGAATCCGTATCCACGACAGTATATCTCTCTGACGGCAGCACGGTCACCGAAAGTATCGAACCCCAGATGGGCTCCGATGTCGAGATCCAGGGAACAAAAGGGGAAGACAGGGTGACTGTGACCGCAACAATGCAGAACGGCCAGTCCTACAAGATCTTCGACGAGATTATCGGGTACAGGGACTGAATAATCAAAAATCAATTTTTAATTATTTTCCATTTTAAAAGAACGCCTGAATCGATCTTTTCCATGCTGGCAATCTCAAGTTTTGTGAATTCATTCTCGCGAATGAAACCGGTTCCGTCTGCAGGCGTCGGCGCCGATGCTCCCCCGATAATTACGTTCCCTATGCATGTATAGTATTCATCGACCAGGTCATCTTCGAACAGCGACCAGATCAGGCTCCCTCCGCCCTCGACCATCAGTGTTTCAATACCCATTTCGGCAATTTTTGCGAGGAAAATCCTGAGATCCACCCTTTCGTCACCTGCCTGAACTATCTCCGCATATTTTCCGAGTTCATCAATCTTTTTCGGATCTGCAGATTTGGATACCGCAATTATTCTCCTCCCCGGACCTTTATGCAATATTTCTGCACTGCATGGAGTTCTCGCTTTGCTGTCGACGATTATCCTGACGGGATTCTCATCCCTTCCGGAAGAAAGGCGTTTTTCCTTTAACTCCGGTGATTTAACAGTAAGCGACGGATCATCTGCAAGCACGGTTCCAATCCCGACCATAATTGCATCGTTTTCCGCCTTCAGAATATCTACCCGCCTGAAATCATCCTGCCCGGAGATCTTCACCTGTTTTCGCTCAATAGTAGAGAGTTTGCCGTCTGCGCTCATTGCAAGATTTACTGTGACATAGGGAAACATGATCTACAAGATCTTTTTATGCTCTTATAAAAAACACTTCTCAAGCGTTAATAAGTTGAAAAAAACATTAAATCAAATACAAAAATCCTTTATTCTGGTAAGATGAACATCTTTTATATTTTATGAAAGTTGATCAAAACGAAGCCTGTTTCAGTATATCCAATAATTATTCAGATACAGAAATTATCAGGATCTTCGTTATAGCCTGCTTCATTCTTTTGTCGGTATTAGTAAGTGTCCTTGCATTCAATATACCGGAAACGCAATGGAATTACCCGGGGATATTTATCATTCCGCAGATCTATTATATTCCCATACTCCTGATATCCCTGTGGTATCCGAAAAAGGGGATGCAGGCGTCAGTATTATTAATTGCCGGATTTTTAGGCGTTTCATCATATTACTATTACATGGGTCTCCCGGTAGATCCCTTCATTGCCGGCCTTAATGTCGCCATGATCATATGGGTAGTGATAACAACCACGTACCTGGCAGAATCTTCAGGACTTGTAAATATTAAATACCGGGCTTTTTTCAGGAATGCAGGAGCAGGGATGCTTATATTTGATATAAACAATTTCAGGATTCTCGATGCCAATGAAAAAGCCAAAGAGATCCTTGGAGTTCATGATGACGAGATAATCGGAAAAAAGATTGAATCCCTGATCGATATGGATGACCTGGAACCTGAAATGTTCTATGACATTGACAATAAAAAATTCGAACTTTATTCAGGGAACGGAAAAAGAACAATCTCCCTCTCATCGCATTTCAATGATTCACTGGGCCATATAGAGTGTACTATCCTGGACATAACTGAGCAGGAAACAGAAAAAAAGAATGCAAAAGAGATTAAGATGAAGATGCTTGAATTTTTAAGATCTTCCAGTGATCTCATATTTGTCCTGGATCTCAACGGAATTATAAAATCTTTCGACTTGCAGACTGCCGGGGATTATGATATAAAAACGTCGGATTATATCGGGAAACCGGTGGAACAATTTATCCCGGAAGATTCAAAGATAAAATTTTCCAGGTATTTTGAGGAAGTCATCGACACAGGCTGCACAACCACCTTTGAGACGAAGATCAGCATAAAAGGTGAAAATAAGACATTACTGATAATAATAGGAGCAATTACATCCGCCGGAAAGACTGAAGAAGTTCTCGTCGCATTGCATGAAATAGGGAACAACCTCCCCGACAAGGAAGAACTTATTCTTGAGTTTGAAAAGAGAAGATGGGCAAATTTCATCAACACTGCTGCACATGAACTGAGAACGCCGCTCCAGCCCATTTTAGGCTACCTGCACCTGCTTACGGATAAGGATTACCAGGCAGAGATGAGCCCTGAGGTTGCATCCATAATTGAAAAGTGCCTTTTAAGTACTGAAAGAGAATGCGAAATTGTAGAAAAAATACTGGAAGCCGGACTCTCCGAATCATTTAAAATAAACCTGAATGTTGAAGAGATTGAATTAAAACAGCTTGTTGAAGAGATACTGAATATTAACAAAATTCGTTGCAATGCCGAAGTAATTGTCGATCTCAGCGATTCCGTGAGATTCAATGCAGACAGAGATCGAATATATCAGGTCTTTGAAGGTATTATTTTAAACGCGGTGAAGTATAATTCGGATCCCAAAAAAGTGTCAATCAGCTACAGGGAAGACGATTCGAACCATATTATCAGCATTTCGGATAACGGAATCGGAATCCCGCCGGACTCGGTAAATGATATCTTCGAACCGTTTTTTATAAGAAATTCTTCGGACCTCGTCAGGGGAACGGGAAGAATCGGCCTCGGGCTTTCAATTGCGAAGAGATATATCTCCCTTCATAAAGGTGATATCAGAGTTCAGAGTGTTCCGGGTGAAGGAAGCACATTCACTGTAATCCTGCCGAAAAAAATATGATCTGCTCTTTCCGTTATAATTATTTTCTTTAATTTCAATAAAATAACCTTGGAGGATAATCATGATACCGGTGGAAGTCCAGACATACGTAATTCTGCCAATATTCATATTTTTTGCACGAATTGCTGACGTTTCTTTTGGTACGCTGAGGATCATATTCATATCAAGAGGACTAAAGTACCTGGCACCCATAGTCGGTTTTTTCGAGATCAGCATATGGCTTATGGCAATAAGCCAGGTCCTTACAAATATGGGCCACTATTCTGCATTTTTAGCTTATGCCCTTGGTTTCGCAGTAGGTAACTTTGTAGGCATACTTATCGAAGAAAAAGTGGCGATGGGGGTCTCGGTTATAAGAATAATTACCCAGTATTCGGCCTTTGATCTTATAGAATACCTCAAGAGTTCGGGGTTCAGGACCACAAGCACCGAAGCACAGGGCCAGTACGGCAGCGTTTCAATAATCTATACGGTAATTAAAAGAAAACAGATTCCCGAGGTTCTTGACATACTTAAAGAATACAATCCCAATGCATTCTATACAATAGAGGATGTCAGGAGTGCCGGCGGTTCGTTTGCCCAGGTGGCGCCCAAACCGGTAAGAGGAGTCGGCAGATTTTCAAGAAAAGCCAAATAAAATTTTTAGTTTTCTCCGTCTATTACATCATCGATAAAACTCTGAAGCTGTACCAGAGTCGGAGGATCTATCCCTTTTTCAACCGCGAGAAAGATCCCCGACATATCAAAGATTCTTAATTTGCTGGCGATGAAATGAATGAATTTAATCAAATTTTCAGGTGTAATGTAGATAAGCATACTGTTTACCGTATTCAGGAGAACGCATACTTTGTTGTTTTTAGTTTCTTTCAGGACTTTCGATACGGCAATCCCCATGGAAGTCAGGTCCGAGGGAGAACTTACAAATATACAGTTTTTGGAATCTTCAGCCTCTTTTCCTATTGCGTACCTGGTGATTGCATCGATATAGAATACCTTTTCAGTATCGATACCTTCTTTCTGGTAATCTTTTACCAGAATGGAATACGGATTGTTTGTCGTTAACACGATAACAGTGAAACCTTCGCTTGTGACATCTTTTATTATCTCAATGTTCCTCTTTTTCAGCTCCAGGGGCTCGGACAGGACAAGGATCAGGTGGTTTTCCGATATTTCGTCAAGTAAACTTTTCATGATCCGCCTCATTGCAGTAAAAAATCCTTCAATTCATCAGGCATTTCTTTGAAAGAATTCTGAACCGCCCTGTTAAGATCCTGGAGATTTCTGAGGATCTGCTCCGAGTTCTTTATTTCAATCATTAATTCGAGCAGGATCTCTTCCGTCCCGATATCTCCAACATTTATTTTCTCATGGAGTTCATACAGATTGTCCCGTATAATCTCTACAGGGTATTTCAGCCGCATCACAGAATGGCCGATATACCTGAAGATCTCTTCCTGCATCTCCTTTTTTCTTGTTATATCCAGGCCGATTACAACATAGCCGTCAAGGTTTCTGTCATAATCATACATCATTTTGGTATTCCAGAGAACATTCTTTTTTTCTCCGGAACGGGTCAGGATCTCGGTCTCGAACATCTCCCTCTTCTGCGGATCGGAAAAAATCCCGAAGACGTTTTCCTTAACCTGTTTTCTGTACACAGGGTCCGGGTAAAGCTTTTTCCAGATTTCGTCGCTGCCAATAACTTCAGCGGCTTCATACCCGGAGATCTCTTCTGCGAAACGGTTCCATATTCTGATCCTTGCCTCCCGGTCCAGAAATATTATAAACACGTTCGCATTCATCAGGAGGACTTTGAGGCCGGTTTCAGCCCGGATTATATCGGAAATATCCAGGCCGATGATGAAATATCCCTCGCATTCTTCCGCATCGTTCCTGATCTCCTTTGTGTTCCAGGATATTATCCGCTTCTCCCGATCTTTCCGGACGATTCTTGTTTCAAATTTATCAAGACCCATCGTGTTGGATATTATCCGGTCGATTTTTCCGGTTATTTCTTTCCTGTATTCAGGATT from Methanolacinia petrolearia DSM 11571 encodes:
- a CDS encoding type II toxin-antitoxin system RelE family toxin; protein product: MPGFFRIRQGRYRIGFEITEDNKIIFYRVKSREEIYSVFP
- a CDS encoding pyruvoyl-dependent arginine decarboxylase — protein: MTGQFVPKKVFFTSGCGSHEDKLTSFEMALRRASIECYNLVEVSSILPPKCQIISRSAGIKELFPGSVVFTVLSRLSSKEPSRRITASVGCAIPEKPETNWGYFTEYHTYDETKEEAGDYAEKIAENMFKSVWQKVPAKTMNITESAIVDADGLWTTVVAAAVFLME
- a CDS encoding MFS transporter yields the protein MEGRGNRDYPVKWLIFTVGLGVFIGSFNISLLNVSLPSIALYFDSNLSTVSWALVIYLVVLSGTILAFGRLADIKGVKKIFISGFAVFTAGTFLCGFSPGIHFLIFFRMVQAVGGAMLSATAPVIIVNFLPKEEKGFGLGIIATLATTGIALGAVAGGIITSFAGWQYIFFFCVPIGIAGMLLAYRFIPKITPGTKVWSFDIPGTFFMVLGISTLLLGLNKGREFGWTSTPIVAVFVLSAIFWIAFVVWENRASEPVLDFRLFGNNSFVLANVSGFMIKTVFTGIILIFTLYFEIVKGFDLALVGLLLLIPATVSMIVAPFAGKVSDKVGSKMLCTSGCLTVTMVFLIFSLFAGIMGYIFSALALAVFGFSMGIFLTPNRKLILGHSPPDKKGVSSGIMKTFGNFGSALGIVVFGTALEEIIGISGGEMYMAPVQPVPEFMVTGFTYTFAIALMICLATTVLTFFVKEPEQEL
- a CDS encoding ferritin; translated protein: MAINQRMEQALNDQIKWELYSSYLYLSMSSWYESEGLKGFAQWEYVQAQEERDHAIKIYRYVISRGGRVVLQPIDAPQSEWASPLAAFRHSLEHEQNVTKMIYNLVDIATEEKDHATSNMLQWFVDEQVEEEDDAGQIVDQLEKIEKTDNLSLLYTLDKELGTRVYVPLQPTTAPGQQ
- a CDS encoding thiamine pyrophosphate-dependent enzyme, producing the protein MAAGNLITDAPNTWCEGCGNFAILHSIKNIIEEFGKEGIKPEQIVLVTGIGCHAKIADYLNINTLYSLHGRAIPYATGIKIANPDLKVICCVGDGDSYAEGLEHLLFAAKRNLDITVVVHDNRVYGLTTGQYTPTSPDSYHGKSNPPDGSDLPFNPLKLMLCSGATFIGRGYTGRMDHLQDLIKKGISHRGFSFIEVIQICASFYNKSQCYDEHVYDYEGDTGDINRAFSAASEWDYNSDARIPLGLIYRAEREIFEERFSNTTSDPEDRRKAVLEYLNS
- a CDS encoding 2-oxoacid:acceptor oxidoreductase family protein, whose protein sequence is MKETEDEIEILIGGKAGEGINRAGQVIAEIMSESGYNIFMIFDHPSLIKGGHNFSVIRASKGSPGGIKRRYDIAIALDKNTINLHKDNFSKDTVVIFNSDRVKKVEGTGIPASSIVEDAAGIPIMINSCLIGAFCKSAGFEWSHVEPILRGKFPVKSDLNLKVAKSGFEHAEKKISLNRAGAGRKNDKVVSGSEAVGLGLAYGGVEGYIAYPMSPASGILHFLSSKKDEFNIKVFQPEGEIAAILMAEGMACCGSKAAVGTSGGGFCLMNEGLSFSGIAEVPIVIVNAQRQSPSTGAPTYTAQSDLPYVISAGHGEFPRIVVSPGNAEQAFVWSAKAVGLAWKFQIPVIVLTDVTLGDSLYSFDPANVVDERYDYTASVAAAGYGDYLRYKFTGDGISPAGFFTGDFGPVKINGKTHDESGISTDNPLILEKLAEKRMLKDHAIKEAMEKEDCIIRSGNEKSKTVVVSWGSNGPLCSEVCGKTGLRSVQPVVLHPFPEKQFEDLVSGYERMIVVEDNSTGQLAEIIRNHGYSVDAMILNYTGRQMTIETLEERLKEVL
- a CDS encoding 2,5-diamino-6-(ribosylamino)-4(3H)-pyrimidinone 5'-phosphate reductase — translated: MFPYVTVNLAMSADGKLSTIERKQVKISGQDDFRRVDILKAENDAIMVGIGTVLADDPSLTVKSPELKEKRLSSGRDENPVRIIVDSKARTPCSAEILHKGPGRRIIAVSKSADPKKIDELGKYAEIVQAGDERVDLRIFLAKIAEMGIETLMVEGGGSLIWSLFEDDLVDEYYTCIGNVIIGGASAPTPADGTGFIRENEFTKLEIASMEKIDSGVLLKWKIIKN
- a CDS encoding sensor histidine kinase — its product is MKVDQNEACFSISNNYSDTEIIRIFVIACFILLSVLVSVLAFNIPETQWNYPGIFIIPQIYYIPILLISLWYPKKGMQASVLLIAGFLGVSSYYYYMGLPVDPFIAGLNVAMIIWVVITTTYLAESSGLVNIKYRAFFRNAGAGMLIFDINNFRILDANEKAKEILGVHDDEIIGKKIESLIDMDDLEPEMFYDIDNKKFELYSGNGKRTISLSSHFNDSLGHIECTILDITEQETEKKNAKEIKMKMLEFLRSSSDLIFVLDLNGIIKSFDLQTAGDYDIKTSDYIGKPVEQFIPEDSKIKFSRYFEEVIDTGCTTTFETKISIKGENKTLLIIIGAITSAGKTEEVLVALHEIGNNLPDKEELILEFEKRRWANFINTAAHELRTPLQPILGYLHLLTDKDYQAEMSPEVASIIEKCLLSTERECEIVEKILEAGLSESFKINLNVEEIELKQLVEEILNINKIRCNAEVIVDLSDSVRFNADRDRIYQVFEGIILNAVKYNSDPKKVSISYREDDSNHIISISDNGIGIPPDSVNDIFEPFFIRNSSDLVRGTGRIGLGLSIAKRYISLHKGDIRVQSVPGEGSTFTVILPKKI
- a CDS encoding DUF2179 domain-containing protein — encoded protein: MIPVEVQTYVILPIFIFFARIADVSFGTLRIIFISRGLKYLAPIVGFFEISIWLMAISQVLTNMGHYSAFLAYALGFAVGNFVGILIEEKVAMGVSVIRIITQYSAFDLIEYLKSSGFRTTSTEAQGQYGSVSIIYTVIKRKQIPEVLDILKEYNPNAFYTIEDVRSAGGSFAQVAPKPVRGVGRFSRKAK
- a CDS encoding DUF7504 family protein — encoded protein: MKSLLDEISENHLILVLSEPLELKKRNIEIIKDVTSEGFTVIVLTTNNPYSILVKDYQKEGIDTEKVFYIDAITRYAIGKEAEDSKNCIFVSSPSDLTSMGIAVSKVLKETKNNKVCVLLNTVNSMLIYITPENLIKFIHFIASKLRIFDMSGIFLAVEKGIDPPTLVQLQSFIDDVIDGEN